In Vogesella indigofera, the sequence GTCCAGCGTAGTGCTGCATCGGCTGGAGCAGCGCTACAACACCGGCGTGAAGGAGAGCAGACTGTGATCGACATCATCACCGAATACTGGCCGGCCTACCTATGGAGCGACGGCCAGCACCTGTCCGGCCTGGCGATGACCATGGTGCTGCTGCTGGCCACCATCGCCATCGGCCTGCCGCTGTCCATCCTGCTGGCCATCGCCCGCGTGTCGCGCCAGCGCGCGCTGCGCCTGCCGGTGTACCTGTACACCTACTTCTTCCGCGGCACGCCGCTGTACATCCAGCTGCTGATCATCTACTCCGGCGTGTACAGCCTGGCGCTGGTGCAGCAGCAGCCCAGCCTGAACCAGTTCTTCCAGGACGGCTTCAACTGCGCGCTGCTGGCCTTCGTGCTCAACACCAGCGCCTACACCGTGGAGATCCTCGCCGGCGCCATCCGCGCCATTCCGCACGGCGAGATCGAGGCCGCCGAGGCCTTCGGCATGTCGCGCTGGACCATGTACCGCCAGATCATCATCCCGTCGGCGCTGCGCCGCGCACTGCCCAACTACAGCAACGAGGTGATCCTGATCCTGCACGCCACGCCGATCGCCTTCACCGCCACCGTGCCGGAGTTGCTGAAGGTGGCGCGCGACGTCAATGCCGCCACCTACGCGTCGTTCGAGGCCTTCGGCACCGCGGCGCTGATCTACGCGCTGGTGTCGTTCCTGATCGTCGGCCTGTTCCGGCAGCTGGAAAAGAAATGGCTGGCGTTCCAGGCGCCGGACAGCCGCGCCTGATACGGCGCAGCCCATAACAAGAGGAGAACAGCATGTACACACTGATCGTGGATGACATCCACAAGAAATTCGGCGCGCACGAGGTGCTGAAGGGCATCTCGCTGCGGGCCAGAAAGGGCGACGTGATCAGCATCATCGGCTCGTCCGGCTCCGGCAAGAGCACCTTCCTGCGCTGCATCAACTTCCTAGAGATGCCCTGTGCCGGCAGCGTCACCCTCGGCGAGCACGTGCTGCAGGCACCGCCGCCGGGGCAGCGCATCGCCAACCCGCGCGAGCTGACCGCGGCGCGCACCCGGCTGGCGATGGTGTTCCAGCACTTCAACCTGTGGTCGCACATGACGGTGCTGGAAAACATCATCCAGGCGCCGGTCGCCGTGCTCGGCGTCAGCCGCGACGAGGCGCTGGCGCGCGCGCGCAAGTACCTGGCCAAGGTCGGCCTGCCGCCGGCGGTGGAGGACAAGTACCCGGCGCACCTGTCCGGCGGCCAGCAGCAGCGCGTCGCCATCGCCCGCGCGCTGGCGATGGAGCCGGAGGTGATGCTGTTCGACGAGCCGACCTCGGCGCTGGACCCGGAGCTGGTCGGCGAGGTGCTGAAGGTGATGCAGACGCTGGCCGAGGAAGGCCGCACCATGATCGTGGTTACCCACGAGATGGGTTTCGCCCGCCAGGTGTCCAGCCACGTGCTGTTCCTGCACCAGGGCCGGATCGAGGAACAGGGCCCACCGCAACGGCTGTTCGAACAGCCGCAGAGCGAGCGGCTGCGGCAATTCCTGCAGGGCAGCCTGAAGTAAGGCCGCCGGTGTTGCGGCCAACGTTGGCCGCAACGCCGGCCGCGACAGTGGACGCCGCGCCGCGCCGCCGCGTAGTATGGCGTTTCCTCCTGTGTCGGGAGGGCGTCGCTCGGACGGATCCGGGCGCTTACGTTGAAGGACTTCCCATGTCAGCTACTGGCAAGCGCCGCTTTGCGCGCATCGATCGTCTCCCGCCTTACGTTTTCAACATCACCGCCGAACGCAAGATGGCCGCCCGCCGCCGTGGCGACGACATCATAGACATGAGCATGGGCAACCCCGACGGCGCCACGCCGCCGCACATCGTCGCCAAGCTGACCGAGGCGGCACAGCGCCCCAATACCCACGGCTACTCCGCATCGAAAGGCATCCCGCGCCTGCGCCGCGCCATCAGCCGCTGGTACCAGGAGCGCTACCAGGTGGAAATCGACCCCGACAGCGAGGCCATCGTCACCATCGGCTCCAAGGAAGGCCTGGCGCACCTGATGCTGGCGACGCTGGACCGCGGCGACACCGTGCTGGTGCCGGACCCGAGCTACCCGATCCACATCTACGGCGCGGTGATCGCCGGCGCGCAGATCCGCAGCGTGCCGCTGGCACCGGGCATCGACTTCTTTGCCGAGCTGGAAAACGCCATCCGCGGTAGCTACCCGAAGCCGAAGATGATCGTGATCGGCTTCCCGTCCAACCCCACCGCGCAGTGCGTGGAGCTGGACTTCTTCGAGCGCGTGATCGCGCTGGCCAAGAAACACGACATCTTCGTGGTGCACGACCTCGCCTACGCCGACATCGTGTTCGACGGCTGGAAGGCGCCGTCCATCATGCAGGTGCCGGGCGCCAAGGACATCGCGGTGGAGTTCTTCACGCTGTCGAAGAGCTACAACATGGCCGGCTGGCGCATCGGCTTCATGGTCGGCAACCCCGATCTGGTCGCCGCGCTGGCGCGCATCAAGAGCTACCACGACTACGGCACCTTCACCCCGCTGCAGATTGCCGCCATCGCCGCGCTGGAAGGCGACCAGCAGTGCGTGAAGGACATCGCCGCCACCTACCAGAAGCGCCGCGACGTGCTGTACAAGGGGCTGATGGAGGCGGGCTGGCAGGTGGAATTGCCGAAGGCGTCGATGTACATCTGGGCGCGCATTCCCGAGCACTACCGCAGCCTGGGTTCGCTGGCGTTTGCCAACCTGCTGCTGGACCAGGCCAAGGTGTCGGTGTCGCCCGGCGTCGGCTTCGGCGACTACGGCGACGAGTACGTGCGCTTCGCGTTGATCGAGAACGAGAGCCGCATCCGCCAGGCGATCCGCGGCATCAAGACCATGTTCCGCGCCGATGGCATCCTGCCGCCGGGGTGAGCCTGATTGCCCAGTAGGCATCGGCTGCCGATGACTCCCCGGATGCGGCTTCGCCTTATCCGGGCGGCCAGACTTATCCGGACAACCACACTTGTCCGGACGACCAAACCGACCAGACCATGCAAAACGCCGCCCACACCGGGCGGCGTTTTTGCGTTGCGGCCAACGTTGGCCGCAACGCACTGGCGGGTCGGGCCTCAGAACAGTTGCGGCTGCGCCTCGCCAAAGCGGCTGCGCTGCTCGTGCTGCAGCAGCCAGGCCTTGCGCTGCAGGCCGCCGCCGTAGCCGGTGAGGCTGCCGTCCTTACCGATCACGCGGTGGCAGGGCACGATGATGGATACGCGGTTGGCGCCGTTGGCGCCGGCCACCGCACGGATGGCGGCAGGATTGCCCAGCCGCTCGGCCTGCTGCTGGTAGCTGGCGGTGTCGCCATAGGGGATGGCCTGCAGCGCCGCCCACACCTGCTGCTGGAAGGCGGTGCCGGGCAGGTGCAGCGCCACGCCGAACTGCTGGCGCGTGCCGGCAAAGTACTCGCCGATCTCGGCCTCGGCCTGGCGCGTGTGGGCGTTTTCGCCGGCGACGATGCGGGTGTGCAGCAGGCGCTGCAGGTCTTCGAACTCGCGCTCGACGCGGCGGCTAACGGCAAACTCCAGCAGGCACACGCCCTGTTCGCTGGCGCACACGAACATCGGCCCCAGCGGGCTGGGAAAACGGTGAAGCAGGATGGGGGCGTACTGTTTGCTGTGCATGAGGGCGCTGCCGGTGGGTTTCTTGAAGGTGTAGCCAAAGCCGCTGAGCGAATCATAACCGGCATCCAGCGCACTGGCGCGGCACCGGGGACGGGGCAGCGCGAGCACAGACAAAAAAAGGCCCCGCAGTGCGGGGCCTTGCTGCCTCGGCCTCAGGCCGGCTGTTCGGTCGCCGCCGCGGCCGGCTGCTGCTTGCGCTCGACGACCTCGATGAAGCGGAACTCGATCTCCTGCATCAGCTCGTCGATGCGGATGATCTGCAGCTTGATGCGGTCGCCGGCGGCCAGCTCCGGCAGGCCGGGGATGCGCTGGCGCATCGGCACGCCGTCGATGCGCACCAGGTCTTCCTTGATGTAGCTGGCGGTCGGCTCACTGATGCCTTGCTGGCTGAACCAGCGCAGGCACCAGAAGTGCTCCATCTTGTCCTGGAAGCCGAGGTAGGCGCTGTAGGCGGCGTCGAAGTCGCGCAGCAGCGCGAACAGCATCGCGTCGCCCTGCGGGTATTGCGGCGTCTCGCCACGGATCATCGCCACCAGCTGGCGCTGGTTGACGAAGTCCGACGCGCGGCGCAGCGGCGAGGTGCTCCACGCGTACTGCGCGACGCCCAGGCCGATGTGCGGCTCCGGACGGGTGGTCATGCGTACCTTGCCCATGCTCTGCGCGCGGTACATCGCCGGGATGTCGGCCTCGGCCAGCATGCGGCCCCACTCGCTGTTGGCGAGGATCATCAGCTCGGACACCAGCTTGTCCATCGGCGAGCCGCGCTTGCGCACGCTGATGATGACCTTGCCGTCCACCACGTTGAAGTTGTAGTCCACCTGCGGCGGACGGTTCGGGTCCGGCGTCTTGCCGCGGAACGCCTCGCGGGCGTTGGCAAACTGCCACAGCCACACCAGTTCGCGCTTGAACGCGTAGTCCGGGCCGAAGCCGTCTGCGGCCAAGGTGTCCTCGTTGAACACCTGTTCCAGCTGGTCGTGGCGCAAGTTGGCCGCAATGTTGACGCGCTCGATGCGGTTGTCGAAGCCGACCAGCGAAAAATCCGGCGCCACTTCCACGTACAGGCTCAGCGCCGGGCAGGCCTGGCCTTCCTGCAGCGTGAACTGCTGCACTACGTCGTCCGGCAGCATGGTGATCTTGTCGCCGGGGAAGTAGACGGTGGACAGGCGGTTGTGCACCAGCTTCTCGATGTCGGAGCCGACCGCCACGCCCAGTGTCGGCGCCGCGATGTGGATGCCGACGCGGATGTTGCCGTTGTCCAGCCACTGTACCGACAGCGCATCGTCGATCTCGGTGGTGGCGGCGTCGTCGATGGAGAAGGCGGCGACGTCGGACAGCGGCAGGTCGGCCGGCATGGTGGCCGGCGCGTAGCTGCCGAAGCCCAGCCCTTTCGGGAAGTGCTCCAGCTGGAAGCCGGCCATCAGGTATTCCGGCACCGACGGGATGCCGCCGACGTGGTGCGCCAGGCGCAGCGGCGGCAGGCCGCTGGCGCGGCTGGCCTGGTCGAAGGCCTTGAATTCGAGGGTGTTCTTGTCCGGGCGGTACAGCAGCGGCATCAGGTGGCTGCGGATCGCGTCCGGCAGCGTGCCGGCAGCCAGCTCGGCGGCCCAGGCGTCGACCTGTTCCTGTTCGCGCTTCTTGCGCTCGATGCCGGCCAGCGCCGCCTTCAGTGTCTCTTCCGGTGCCGACTTGAAGCGGCCCTTGGCCTTCTTGTAGAAGTACATCGGCGCCGCGTACAGCTTGATCAGGATGGCGGCCGATTCGAACGCGTTCGGCGCGTGGCCGAAGTAGTCGGCGGCCAGGGTGTCGAAGCCGAATTCGTCGTCGCCGCAGCATTCCCACAGAAAGTCGACGTCGATGTCGGCCGCAATCGCCTCGGCCGCGGGCAGGAACTCCTGCAGCGCGCTGGAAAACTCCAGAAACACATTGGCGGCCTTGAGTTTGGCGCGCTTGCCGTGCTGGGTGTCGACTTGCAGGCTGGCATCATTGCGGGAGACGATGCTGCCCACCTTGAAGCTGCCGCTTTCTTCGTAAAAGACGTTCATGCTGGCTCTGCGGGACAGACTCGCCCCGGATCGTAGGTGAAACCGGAAAGTATACCAGCAGCGCCCGTCATCCCGCCGTGCCATCGCACCGCGGTGTGGGTTTTGTCACGACACGCCGCCACGCGTTGTCTTGTCCGCCAGCGGCAGCACGCCAAGATGGTTCTTGATGGTCTGCATCACGATGTAGGAACAGATGTCGCGCATGCCCGGCAGCTTGTTCAGCTTGTCGACGACAAAGGCAGAGAACGCCGCCAGATTGGCGCAGCGCACGTGCAGCATGTAGTTGCACGGCCCGGCGACGATGTAGGCGGCGGCGACCTCGTCGAAGGCCTGCACCTGCTGCAGGAAGGTGTCGTGCCAGTCGTCGCGGCTGCGGTCGAGGCTGACCTGCACCATCGCCTCCAGCTCGAAACCCAGCCGCGCCGCGTCCAGCTCGGCGCGGTAGCCGCGGATCAGGCCCGACTCCTCCAGCATGCGCACCCGGCGCAGGCAGGCCGACGGCGACAGCGCCACCTGGTCGGCCAGGTCCTGGTTGCTGAGCCGGCCGTTGTGCTGCAGCGCGGCCAGAATGCGCCAATCGATCGCGTCCAGTTGCATTTGCAAGACTCCACGAAATTATCACCACAAAAGTGAATATTCTGCGAAATCAGGCACTTTCACAATGCGAACTTGCAATTTTTCCGGCGGGCGACGCTGCTAAGCTATATCCATGGTCGTGGAGTTGCGGCCAACCCTAGAGCCTGTTCAAGGTTTCGCGAGCTAGAGCGAGACAAGGCAGAAACGATTGAGGAAGCGGAGTTTAGCTGGAGATAAACCAGCATGCCGAAGTCGTTTTTAACGCGGTATCGCCCCATCGGGATCAGTCGCAGCAGACATTGAACAGATTCGTAGCCCACAAGGAGCCCTACCATGCTTAGCCGTAACGCCTGCCTGCAGGCCGACCAGCAAGACCCGCTTGCCAGCTTTCGCCAGCAGTTCGCACTGCCGGCCGACACCATCTACCTCGACGGCAATTCGCTGGGCGTACTGCCGCACAGCGCGCTGGCGCGCAGCCAGCAAGTGATCGCCGAAGAGTGGGGGCAAGGCCTGATCCGCAGCTGGAACGACGCCGGCTGGTTCGAGCTGCCCGCGCGGCTGGGCAACAAGCTGGCGGCGCTGCTGGGCGCCGGCGCCGACGAGGTGGTGGTCACCGATACCACCTCGCTCAACCTGTTCAAGGCGCTGGCCGCCGCGCTGCGCATCCAGCAGCAGGCGCATCCGGCGCGGCGGGTGATCGTATCCGAACGCGACAACTTCCCCACCGACCTGTACATGATCCAGGGCCTGATCGACCTGCTGCAGCAGGGCTACGAGCTGCGCCTGACCGACGAGGCGCTGTCGCTGCAACAGGCGCTGGACGACGATGTCGCCGTGCTGCTGCTGTCGCACGTCAACTACCGCACCGGCTACCAGTACGACATGGCGGCGACCAACGAACTCGCCCACCGCCACGGCGCGCTGACGATCTGGGATCTGGCGCACGCCGCCGGCGCGGTGCCGCTGGCGCTGAACGCCGCCGACGCCGACTTTGCCGTCGGCTGCACCTACAAGTACCTGAACGGCGGCCCCGGCGCGCCGGCCTTCATCTGGGTGGCGCCGCGGCACCAGGACCGCTTCTGGCAGCCGCTGTCCGGCTGGTGGGGCCACGCCCGGCCGTTCGAGATGGGCAGCGACTACCAGCCGGCTGGCGGCATCCGCCGTTTCCTGTGCGGCACGCAGCCCATCGTGTCGCTGGCGCTGCTGGAGTGCGGGCTGGACGTCGCGCTGCAGGCGGACATGGACGCGGTGCGGCGCAAGTCGCTGGCGCTGACCGACCTGTTCATCGAGCTGGTGGAACAGCGCTGCGGCGACCATCCGCTGACGCTGATCACCCCGCGCGAGCACGCGCAGCGCGGCAGTCACGTCAGCTACCGTCACCCGCACGGCTTTGCCGTGATGCAGGCGCTGATCGCCGCCGGCGTGATCGGCGACTACCGCGAGCCGGAAGTGCTTCGCTTCGGCGTCACCCCGCTCTATCTCGGCTACACCGACATCTGGGACGCGGTCGACACCCTGAAGCAGATCCTCGACAGCGGCAGCTGGGATGCGCCGCAATTCCACCGCCGCGGCGCGGTGACCTGAGCCTGCGGCCAACCTTGCGCCATAAACAAACAGGGCACCCGCGGGTGCCCTGTTTTGTGCTGCGTGTTGTCGGCCGGCGACCTGTTACACCGGATCGGCCAGATACATCCGCACGCTGTGCTCCTCCAGCAGCTTCTTCAGGCTCTCCGGCGGCATGGCGTCGGTGTAGATGGCGTTGAATTCGCTGATGTGGCCCATGCGCACCAGCGCATTGCGGCCAAACTTGCTGTGGTCGGCGGCGAGGAAGCGGTGGCGGGCGTTGGCCATCATCGCCTGTGCCACGCGCACTTCGCGGTAGTCGAAATCGAGCAGCGAGCCGTCGGCCTCTATTCCCGACACCCCGATCACCGCGTAGTCGACCTTGAACTGGTTGATGAAGTCCAGCGTCGCCACCCCGGTGATGCCGCCGTCGGAGGCACGCACCACGCCGGAGGTGATCATCACCGTGAAATCCGGGTTGGTGGACATGATGGAGGCGACGTGGATGTTGTTGGTGATCACGCGCAGCCCCTTGTGGGTGCTGGTCAGCGCCTGCGCCACCGCCTCGATGGTGGTGCCGATGCTCATGAACAGCGAGGCATGGTCGGGGATGTTTTCCGCGATCATGTCGGCGATGTGCGCCTTTTCGCTCTGCAGCTTGCCCTTGCGCGCGAAGTAATCCTCGTTCTCCACGCTGCTGCCGAGGGCGGCGCCACCGTGATAGCGGCGCAGCAGGTTGGCCTCGCACAGCTGGTTGATGTCGCGGCGGATGGTCTGCGGGGTAACGTCCAGCAAGCGGGCGAGCTCTTCAATCGGCATAAAGCCGTTTTCGCGCACCAGCTGCAAAATCTTGTCGTGTCTGGGTGATCGGCTCATGGCAGCAAGTTCGTAAACGAAAATTACAGCTTAGTCTTTAACATAGTTGCTACATAAACCGCAACTTTTCGGCGCCACAAACGAACCATTTGCCATAAAAAACGCCAGCGCTGTCGCGGCTGGCGTGCA encodes:
- the hisM gene encoding histidine ABC transporter permease HisM, whose translation is MIDIITEYWPAYLWSDGQHLSGLAMTMVLLLATIAIGLPLSILLAIARVSRQRALRLPVYLYTYFFRGTPLYIQLLIIYSGVYSLALVQQQPSLNQFFQDGFNCALLAFVLNTSAYTVEILAGAIRAIPHGEIEAAEAFGMSRWTMYRQIIIPSALRRALPNYSNEVILILHATPIAFTATVPELLKVARDVNAATYASFEAFGTAALIYALVSFLIVGLFRQLEKKWLAFQAPDSRA
- a CDS encoding ABC transporter ATP-binding protein, which codes for MYTLIVDDIHKKFGAHEVLKGISLRARKGDVISIIGSSGSGKSTFLRCINFLEMPCAGSVTLGEHVLQAPPPGQRIANPRELTAARTRLAMVFQHFNLWSHMTVLENIIQAPVAVLGVSRDEALARARKYLAKVGLPPAVEDKYPAHLSGGQQQRVAIARALAMEPEVMLFDEPTSALDPELVGEVLKVMQTLAEEGRTMIVVTHEMGFARQVSSHVLFLHQGRIEEQGPPQRLFEQPQSERLRQFLQGSLK
- the alaC gene encoding alanine transaminase, translating into MSATGKRRFARIDRLPPYVFNITAERKMAARRRGDDIIDMSMGNPDGATPPHIVAKLTEAAQRPNTHGYSASKGIPRLRRAISRWYQERYQVEIDPDSEAIVTIGSKEGLAHLMLATLDRGDTVLVPDPSYPIHIYGAVIAGAQIRSVPLAPGIDFFAELENAIRGSYPKPKMIVIGFPSNPTAQCVELDFFERVIALAKKHDIFVVHDLAYADIVFDGWKAPSIMQVPGAKDIAVEFFTLSKSYNMAGWRIGFMVGNPDLVAALARIKSYHDYGTFTPLQIAAIAALEGDQQCVKDIAATYQKRRDVLYKGLMEAGWQVELPKASMYIWARIPEHYRSLGSLAFANLLLDQAKVSVSPGVGFGDYGDEYVRFALIENESRIRQAIRGIKTMFRADGILPPG
- a CDS encoding methylated-DNA--[protein]-cysteine S-methyltransferase, which produces MHSKQYAPILLHRFPSPLGPMFVCASEQGVCLLEFAVSRRVEREFEDLQRLLHTRIVAGENAHTRQAEAEIGEYFAGTRQQFGVALHLPGTAFQQQVWAALQAIPYGDTASYQQQAERLGNPAAIRAVAGANGANRVSIIVPCHRVIGKDGSLTGYGGGLQRKAWLLQHEQRSRFGEAQPQLF
- a CDS encoding ribonuclease catalytic domain-containing protein codes for the protein MNVFYEESGSFKVGSIVSRNDASLQVDTQHGKRAKLKAANVFLEFSSALQEFLPAAEAIAADIDVDFLWECCGDDEFGFDTLAADYFGHAPNAFESAAILIKLYAAPMYFYKKAKGRFKSAPEETLKAALAGIERKKREQEQVDAWAAELAAGTLPDAIRSHLMPLLYRPDKNTLEFKAFDQASRASGLPPLRLAHHVGGIPSVPEYLMAGFQLEHFPKGLGFGSYAPATMPADLPLSDVAAFSIDDAATTEIDDALSVQWLDNGNIRVGIHIAAPTLGVAVGSDIEKLVHNRLSTVYFPGDKITMLPDDVVQQFTLQEGQACPALSLYVEVAPDFSLVGFDNRIERVNIAANLRHDQLEQVFNEDTLAADGFGPDYAFKRELVWLWQFANAREAFRGKTPDPNRPPQVDYNFNVVDGKVIISVRKRGSPMDKLVSELMILANSEWGRMLAEADIPAMYRAQSMGKVRMTTRPEPHIGLGVAQYAWSTSPLRRASDFVNQRQLVAMIRGETPQYPQGDAMLFALLRDFDAAYSAYLGFQDKMEHFWCLRWFSQQGISEPTASYIKEDLVRIDGVPMRQRIPGLPELAAGDRIKLQIIRIDELMQEIEFRFIEVVERKQQPAAAATEQPA
- a CDS encoding Lrp/AsnC family transcriptional regulator — translated: MQLDAIDWRILAALQHNGRLSNQDLADQVALSPSACLRRVRMLEESGLIRGYRAELDAARLGFELEAMVQVSLDRSRDDWHDTFLQQVQAFDEVAAAYIVAGPCNYMLHVRCANLAAFSAFVVDKLNKLPGMRDICSYIVMQTIKNHLGVLPLADKTTRGGVS
- the kynU gene encoding kynureninase, whose translation is MLSRNACLQADQQDPLASFRQQFALPADTIYLDGNSLGVLPHSALARSQQVIAEEWGQGLIRSWNDAGWFELPARLGNKLAALLGAGADEVVVTDTTSLNLFKALAAALRIQQQAHPARRVIVSERDNFPTDLYMIQGLIDLLQQGYELRLTDEALSLQQALDDDVAVLLLSHVNYRTGYQYDMAATNELAHRHGALTIWDLAHAAGAVPLALNAADADFAVGCTYKYLNGGPGAPAFIWVAPRHQDRFWQPLSGWWGHARPFEMGSDYQPAGGIRRFLCGTQPIVSLALLECGLDVALQADMDAVRRKSLALTDLFIELVEQRCGDHPLTLITPREHAQRGSHVSYRHPHGFAVMQALIAAGVIGDYREPEVLRFGVTPLYLGYTDIWDAVDTLKQILDSGSWDAPQFHRRGAVT
- a CDS encoding DeoR/GlpR family DNA-binding transcription regulator, translated to MSRSPRHDKILQLVRENGFMPIEELARLLDVTPQTIRRDINQLCEANLLRRYHGGAALGSSVENEDYFARKGKLQSEKAHIADMIAENIPDHASLFMSIGTTIEAVAQALTSTHKGLRVITNNIHVASIMSTNPDFTVMITSGVVRASDGGITGVATLDFINQFKVDYAVIGVSGIEADGSLLDFDYREVRVAQAMMANARHRFLAADHSKFGRNALVRMGHISEFNAIYTDAMPPESLKKLLEEHSVRMYLADPV